Proteins co-encoded in one Ananas comosus cultivar F153 linkage group 15, ASM154086v1, whole genome shotgun sequence genomic window:
- the LOC109721768 gene encoding uncharacterized protein LOC109721768 produces MGRWIKPDVYPLVAAMTFVTGMCLFQLTRNMFLNPDVRINKLHRTTAVLDNADEGQKYSQHALRRFLSSRPPEVMPAINHFFSRTDK; encoded by the exons ATGGGCCGTTGGATTAAGCCTGAT GTATATCCGCTAGTGGCTGCGATGACCTTCGTGACGGGCATGTGTTTGTTTCAGCTCACCAGGAACATGTTCTTGAATCCTGATGTTAG gatCAATAAATTGCACCGCACGACTGCGGTCCTCGACAATGCCGACGAAGGCCAGAAATACAGCCAGCATGCCCTCCGCCGCTTCCTCAGCAGCCGCCCGCCCGAAGTCATGCCCGCGATCAACCATTTCTTCTCCCGGACCGATAAATAA
- the LOC109721285 gene encoding COBRA-like protein 1 translates to MIEYALKFPPFAISLGLFLLFSSLTSTTEAYDSLDPNGNITIKWDVMQWTPDGYVAVVTIYNFQQYRHIQAPGWTLGWTWAKKEVIWSMVGGQATEQGDCSKFKGNIPHCCKKDPTVVDLLPGTPYNMQIANCCKGGVISSWVQDPANSASSFQLSVGRAGTSNKTVRVPKNFTLSAPGPGYTCGVAKIVKPTQFVSQDGRRTTQALMTWNVTCTYSQFLAQKTPTCCVSLSSFYNDTIVNCPTCACGCQNNMTHPGSCVEGDSPYLASAINGPGKNSFTPLVQCTSHMCPIRVHWHVKLNYKEYWRVKIAITNFNYRMNYTQWNLVVQHPNFDNLTQIFSFNYKSLIPYGTINDTAMLWGVKYYNDLLMEAGPYGNVQSELLFRKDQSAFTFQKGWAFPRRVYFNGDNCVMPPPDAYPWLPNTSPRLIGPSFLPIIAFWAIFTFLIFICV, encoded by the exons atgaTCGAATACGCCTTAAAGTTCCCACCTTTCGCAATCTCCTTGGGGCTATTTCTCTTGTTCTCCTCTCTCACGTCAACAACAG AGGCATATGATTCACTGGATCCAAATGGAAATATAACAATCAAATGGGATGTCATGCAGTGGACTCCAGATGGCTATGTT GCTGTTGTTACGATATACAACTTCCAGCAATATCGGCACATCCAAGCGCCGGGGTGGACTCTCGGATGGACGTGGGCCAAGAAAGAGGTCATTTGGTCGATGGTAGGAGGTCAAGCTACGGAACAAGGGGATTGCTCGAAGTTTAAAGGGAACATCCCCCACTGTTGCAAAAAAGACCCTACGGTTGTCGATTTATTGCCGGGAACACCGTATAACATGCAGATAGCCAATTGCTGCAAAGGCGGAGTGATTAGTTCGTGGGTTCAAGACCCAGCCAATTCCGCAAGCTCGTTCCAGCTCAGCGTGGGCCGAGCAGGGACCTCAAACAAGACGGTCCGCGTGCCCAAGAACTTCACTCTTAGTGCGCCGGGTCCGGGGTACACTTGTGGCGTCGCAAAGATCGTGAAGCCTACCCAATTTGTTTCGCAGGACGGAAGGAGAACAACCCAAGCCTTGA TGACATGGAATGTCACATGTACATATTCCCAGTTTCTCGCTCAGAAGACTCCGACATGTTGTGTATCACTCTCATCTTTCTACAATGACACGATCGTTAACTGCCCAACATGCGCCTGCGGCTGCCAAAATAATATGACCCACCCGGGAAGCTGTGTAGA GGGTGATTCGCCTTATTTAGCTTCTGCGATCAACGGCCCGGGCAAGAATAGCTTCACTCCCCTAGTGCAGTGTACATCTCACATGTGCCCAATTAGAGTGCATTGGCATGTTAAACTCAACTACAAAGAGTATTGGCGGGTGAAGATCGcgataacaaattttaactaCAGGATGAATTACACACAGTGGAACTTAGTTGTCCAACATCCCAATTTCGACAACCTCACTCAGATTTTTAGCTTCAATTACAAGTCATTGATCCCCTACGGAACTATTA ACGATACCGCGATGCTGTGGGGTGTTAAGTACTACAACGACCTACTCATGGAGGCCGGACCGTACGGAAACGTACAATCGGAACTTCTATTCCGGAAGGACCAATCGGCCTTCACCTTCCAGAAAGGATGGGCTTTCCCGCGGCGTGTGTACTTCAATGGTGATAACTGTGTCATGCCTCCTCCCGACGCGTATCCATGGCTACCGAATACCAGCCCTCGGCTAATCGGCCCGTCATTTCTCCCAATTATCGCCTTTTGGGCAATTTTTACATTCTTGATATTTATTTGTGTGTAG
- the LOC109721286 gene encoding probable 6-phosphogluconolactonase 2 isoform X2: MIWRPIWPNTSRNYQRFQKLCEAPYSMTVDWTRWYIFWTDERAVAKNHADSNYKTTKERFLSKVPILNSHVYSINDNVTVEDAAGEYEFAIRQLVKLRKLGVSESNDCPKFDLIILSMGPDGHVASLFPDHPALRVKDEWVTFITDSPEPPPERITFTLPVINSASNVAVVVTGEDKATAARAAVSGKCERTDCSSLFPARMVWPIDGTLAWFLDKPAASDLGNAEH; encoded by the exons ATGATTTGGCGACCGATTTGGCCGAATACATCTCGCAACTATCAGAGATTTCA GAAACTATGTGAAGCTCCTTATAGCATGACGGTGGATTGGACAAGATGGTATATCTTCTGGACCGACGAGCGTGCTGTCGCAAAGAATCATGCAGATAGCAACTACAAGACGACCAAAGAACGATTTCTTTCGAAG GTACCTATTCTTAACAGCCATGTTTACTCCATCAACGACAACGTCACCGTGGAGGATGCAGCCGGAGAGTACGAGTTCGCCATCCGCCAGCTGGTAAAGCTTCGCAAACTAGGCGTCTCTGAGAGCAACGACTGCCCGAAGTTCGACCTCATCATCCTCAGCATGGGCCCTGACGGTCACGTGGCCTCGTTATTCCCTGATCATCCAGCTCTCAGGGTGAAAGATGAGTGGGTCACCTTCATCACCGACTCACCCGAACCTCCGCCTGAGAGGATCACTTTCACGCTGCCCGTGATCAACTCAGCCTCGAATGTTGCAGTTGTGGTTACTGGCGAGGATAAGGCAACGGCAGCTCGTGCTGCTGTATCTGGCAAATGCGAGCGAACGGATTGCTCTTCGTTATTTCCTGCTCGAATGGTTTGGCCAATCGATGGAACGTTGGCTTGGTTCTTGGATAAGCCTGCTGCCTCGGATCTTGGAAATGCTGAGCACTAG
- the LOC109721286 gene encoding probable 6-phosphogluconolactonase 2 isoform X3, which produces MMVLGSGKLCEAPYSMTVDWTRWYIFWTDERAVAKNHADSNYKTTKERFLSKVPILNSHVYSINDNVTVEDAAGEYEFAIRQLVKLRKLGVSESNDCPKFDLIILSMGPDGHVASLFPDHPALRVKDEWVTFITDSPEPPPERITFTLPVINSASNVAVVVTGEDKATAARAAVSGKCERTDCSSLFPARMVWPIDGTLAWFLDKPAASDLGNAEH; this is translated from the exons ATGATGGTTTTGGGATCTGG GAAACTATGTGAAGCTCCTTATAGCATGACGGTGGATTGGACAAGATGGTATATCTTCTGGACCGACGAGCGTGCTGTCGCAAAGAATCATGCAGATAGCAACTACAAGACGACCAAAGAACGATTTCTTTCGAAG GTACCTATTCTTAACAGCCATGTTTACTCCATCAACGACAACGTCACCGTGGAGGATGCAGCCGGAGAGTACGAGTTCGCCATCCGCCAGCTGGTAAAGCTTCGCAAACTAGGCGTCTCTGAGAGCAACGACTGCCCGAAGTTCGACCTCATCATCCTCAGCATGGGCCCTGACGGTCACGTGGCCTCGTTATTCCCTGATCATCCAGCTCTCAGGGTGAAAGATGAGTGGGTCACCTTCATCACCGACTCACCCGAACCTCCGCCTGAGAGGATCACTTTCACGCTGCCCGTGATCAACTCAGCCTCGAATGTTGCAGTTGTGGTTACTGGCGAGGATAAGGCAACGGCAGCTCGTGCTGCTGTATCTGGCAAATGCGAGCGAACGGATTGCTCTTCGTTATTTCCTGCTCGAATGGTTTGGCCAATCGATGGAACGTTGGCTTGGTTCTTGGATAAGCCTGCTGCCTCGGATCTTGGAAATGCTGAGCACTAG
- the LOC109721286 gene encoding probable 6-phosphogluconolactonase 2 isoform X1, whose amino-acid sequence MAAASVETREKSELRIFENLDDLATDLAEYISQLSEISVRERGSFTIALSGGPLVGLIGKLCEAPYSMTVDWTRWYIFWTDERAVAKNHADSNYKTTKERFLSKVPILNSHVYSINDNVTVEDAAGEYEFAIRQLVKLRKLGVSESNDCPKFDLIILSMGPDGHVASLFPDHPALRVKDEWVTFITDSPEPPPERITFTLPVINSASNVAVVVTGEDKATAARAAVSGKCERTDCSSLFPARMVWPIDGTLAWFLDKPAASDLGNAEH is encoded by the exons ATGGCTGCTGCTTCTGTTGAAACTAGGGAGAAAAGTGAATTACGAATTTTCGAAAATTTAGATGATTTGGCGACCGATTTGGCCGAATACATCTCGCAACTATCAGAGATTTCAGTAAGGGAGAGAGGGTCTTTTACTATCGCGTTATCCGGAGGACCGCTTGTCGGTTTGATCGG GAAACTATGTGAAGCTCCTTATAGCATGACGGTGGATTGGACAAGATGGTATATCTTCTGGACCGACGAGCGTGCTGTCGCAAAGAATCATGCAGATAGCAACTACAAGACGACCAAAGAACGATTTCTTTCGAAG GTACCTATTCTTAACAGCCATGTTTACTCCATCAACGACAACGTCACCGTGGAGGATGCAGCCGGAGAGTACGAGTTCGCCATCCGCCAGCTGGTAAAGCTTCGCAAACTAGGCGTCTCTGAGAGCAACGACTGCCCGAAGTTCGACCTCATCATCCTCAGCATGGGCCCTGACGGTCACGTGGCCTCGTTATTCCCTGATCATCCAGCTCTCAGGGTGAAAGATGAGTGGGTCACCTTCATCACCGACTCACCCGAACCTCCGCCTGAGAGGATCACTTTCACGCTGCCCGTGATCAACTCAGCCTCGAATGTTGCAGTTGTGGTTACTGGCGAGGATAAGGCAACGGCAGCTCGTGCTGCTGTATCTGGCAAATGCGAGCGAACGGATTGCTCTTCGTTATTTCCTGCTCGAATGGTTTGGCCAATCGATGGAACGTTGGCTTGGTTCTTGGATAAGCCTGCTGCCTCGGATCTTGGAAATGCTGAGCACTAG